ATACTTTGGATAAATTACTTGCCTTTAACAGCGTCATGCTTGTCACCTCCAAATAACCGGCCCCAGTTTTTGAATACCTGCAGGCTAAGTTCTTTATTGCCGAATAATCCTTGCGGACGGTAGATCATCAGTACAATCAGCACTAGCGAGTAAATCACCATGCGCCATTCGGGATAGCTGGCCAAGGCAGCCGACACAAAGGTTAAGAGGACGGCAGAAGTGATCGAACCGGTAATACTGCCCAGACCGCCCAACACCACCATGGTCAGAATATCGAAGGACTTCATAAAGGTAAAGGACGCCGGATGGGCAATGTAAAAATAGTGGGAAAACAGCGTCCCGGCCACGCCGGCGAAAGCCGCGCCGATGGTAAAGGCCAGTACTTTATACCTGGTTGTATCAACACCCATGGCCTCGGCAGCGATTTCATTTTCCCTGATGGAAATAATCGCCCGTCCATGAGAAGAATTAATTAGGTTCTTGATAAAAAAGATAGTAAACACTGTCAAAAAGAAGACCCACGTGAAGGTGGTATAGCGGGGGATGCCCATAAAGCCGGACGCACCGCCCACATAAGGAATGTTCAGGATGGTAATACGGATAATCTCACCCAGTCCCAACGTAGCAATGGCCAGATAGTCACCGTTTAGCCGCAGCGTCGGCAGACCGATCAAAAAGCCAAGCATACCGGCTGCCACAGCACCGCCAAAAATAGCTACAATAAAAGGAAGGTGCATTTTTACCGTCAGTACCGCTCCCAGATAGGCACCGACCGCCATAAAGCCGGCATGGCCGATGGAAAACTGTCCGGCAAAACCGTTAATCAAATTCAAGCTGCTTACCAAGATAATGTTAATACAGATCAGCACCAGATTCAGCTGCCAGAAAGGACCAATCATATTCGTCATAATGAGCGCTTGTAGAATACCGTATACAACCAGGCAGGCGCCCAAAGACAGTATATCTTTTTTCGTAGCCTCTCTCATCTTGGTCACCTACACTTTCTCACGTACATTTTTGCCAAGCAAGCCGGCCGGCCTGAACAGCAAAATGAGGATTAATATGCCAAAAGCTGCGGCATCGCGGAAAGTCGAGGAAATGAAGCCGCTGACCAGGGCTTCCACCACACCCATGATAATGCCGCCGAGCATGGCTCCCGGAATTACGCCGATCCCGCCCAATACCGCCGCCACAAAAGCCTTCAGACCGGGCATAATGCCCATCAGCGGATCAATGGAATTGTAGTAAACACCAACCAGCACGCCGGCCGCGGCGGCCAGCCCGGAGCCAATACCGAAGGTAAAGGAAATAACCCGGTCCACATTGATGCCCATTAAACGGGCAGCATCGGTATCAAACGAAACAGCCCGCATGGCTTTACCGATTTTTGTCTTCTGCACGACATAAGTCAACAGCACCATGAGCAGCAAGGCAACGACCAGAATGACAATCTGTTGGCTGTTGATAACAATGCCGCCAATATTATAAAGCTCCGCGGCAAACACCTTCGGGAAGGTCCGCGGCTGCGGCGTTACAATCAGCATCCCGCCATACTCTAAGAGCAGCGATACGCCGATTGCCGTAATCAATACGGCAATCTTCGGCGCCGACCGCAACGGCCGGTAAGCTAGCCGTTCAATAATCATACCTGCCAGAGCGGCTCCCACCATGGCCAGCACCAACGCCGGCAAAAAGGGCATCTTCAGTGTCGTGGTGGCAAAAAAGCCAAGATAGGCTCCCAGCATATAAATATCGCCATGAGCAAAATTGATAAGTTTGATAATGCCGTAAACCATGGTATAACCAAGGGCAATCAAGGAATAAATACTGCCCAGGGATACACCATTAATCAACTGTTGGATAAACTGTTGAAAAAAGGATGATGCCTCCATGTTGATTTTCCCTCCATAACTCTTTCTTTTTCATTACAACGATCCCTGCCGGAAATCCTTGCCAAACAATTGCAACAGGAAGGGGATAAGACTAAGATGCCTTATCCCCTTTTGGACACACGTAACCCGAAGTCTGTACTGGCCCTTCTGCGGCGCCCCACCATGAAGATCTGCCAAAGCGATTGCGGCAGATCTATCTATGCTGTTGTTAGACTGCTCTTTCAGACCGCACACACCCGGCTGTTTCGCATCAACTCTATGCTAAGTTACTTAATTATACACCGAATTTCAGCGGTGGACAGTCTTTAAGGATTAATTTTCTCCTTAAAAGTTTGCTTGCCGTCTTTCATCTCAATGATAACGGCACTCTTCACGGCATCATGGGTTTCATTCAAGGTAATCAGACCGGATACAGCCTGATAATCCCTGGTCTTAGCCAGTGCGTCCTTAATCGCAACCGGATCGGTTGAATTAGCCCGTTTGATCGCTTCGATGACCATCATCGTAGCATCGTAGGACAAGGCGGCAAAAGCGTCCGGTACCTGGCCGTACTCTTTCTTATAAGCCTCAACAAAGTCTTTGATCGCCGGACTGTTGTCGTCAGGAGAATAATGGTTGGCAAAAAAGGTATTGTTCAGCGCATCGGCGCCGGCAATTTCCGGCAGTTTAGCCGAATCCCAGCCGTCGCCGCCCAGCACCGGCATCATTAAACCAAGTTCGCGGGCCTGCTTGATAATCATACCCACTTCCTGATAATATCCCGGTACGAAAAGCACATCCGGATTGGCTGCTTTTATTTTGGTAAGCGTTGCCTTAAAATCGGTGTCTTTAGCTAAATAGGCCTCATCGGCTACAATCTTGCCGCCGTTTTTCTCAAAGGTTTCCTTAAAGAACTGGCCCAGCCCTTTGGCATAGTCACTGGAGTTGTCGATGTACAGAGCCGCTGTTTTGCCTTTCAGCGATTTGGTGGCAAAATTGGCCATAACCGAACCCTGGAAAGGATCAATAAACGCTGCTCTGAACAGGAAGTCTCTTACCTTGCCGGTGGCCGGATCAACCGTAACCTTGGGATTGGATGCCGTCGGACTGATCGCCAAAACCTGGTTGTCGGTGTTTACCTGAGCGCCGGCAATCACGCTGGAGGATGCGATAGGAGCGATTACCGCCACTACCTTATCCTGAGTAATCAGTTTTTGCATGGCATTAGCGGCTTCCGCGGCCTCACTCTTGTTATCGGCCACCACTAAATCCAGTTTTTTGCCCAGCACGCCGCCCTTTTCATTCACCTGCTTGATAGCCAGTTTGGCGCCATTGCTTGCCGATCCGCCAAAGGTAGCATTTCCGCCGGTCATTTCCAAATTGGCACCGAGCTTAATGACGTCTGCGCTTTGCTGTCCGCCACAACCCGCCAGTAAAACGGCAGACATGGCAAGTCCGAACAATGCTTTTACCATCTTTTTCGCAACCATATTTCTCCCCCTATTTTATTACTGATAGATCCGTATCCATCCCTATGATACTGCCGTCCATCCGTTTCGTATCTTTCCAGGATGAATATAACACGATTTCGTATCATTTACAGTGTATATTATATGGTTGCGCTTGGTGGCTGTCAATACTTCACACAAGGACTTTAAAGCAAAAGTCCTTGTGTGGTAGACATTGTGTTTTTTTCTGGAAAACAATGCGGGAATCCGTCTTTTTTTACTGTGATGAATTAGGGATTAACTTTTTCTTTAAACACTTGCTTGCCGTCTTTCATTTCCACTACAACGGCACTCTTGATCGGATTATGGTTAGCATCCAAGGTCAGTATGCCGGTAACGACCTGCAAATCTTTGGTCTTTTCCAGGGCTTCTCTGATTTTTTCCGGATCATCGCTGCCGGCCCGTTTGATTGCGTCAATCAACATGAGCGCGGTGTCATAGCCGAGCGCGGAGAAAGCACTGGGTGCTTCATTGTATTCTTTTTTATAGTCTTCCACAAATTTAACTACCCGGGGATCTTTGTCTTCGGCTGAATAGTGATTGCTGAAGAACGTGTTGTTCAGCGGTCCGGTGCCAGCAATTTCAGTTATTTTGGCGTTATCCCAGCCGTCGGTACCCAATAAAGGTACATTGATGCCCAATTCGCGGGCCTGTTTTACAATCTTGCCAACTTCTTCATAGTAGGCCGGAATGAAAATAATATCGGCATTGAGGCTCTTGATTTTAGTCAGAGTAGCCTTGAAATCCTGATCTTTTTGCAGGAAGGCTTCTTTGCCGATGATCTGTCCGCCATTTTTCGTAAAGCTTTCCGTAAACGATTCAGCCAGATTCTTGGAATAATCGGAGCTGCTGTCGATGTAAATGACTGCCGTTTTAGCATGCAGCGTCTTGGTAGCAAAGTTAGCCATTACGATGCCCTGGAACGGATCGATAAAGCAGCCACGGAAAGCATACGGTCTTACCTGTCCATTATCATCTACGGTAATTTTTGTATTAGTGCCTGTAGGAGTAACTAACGGGACTTTGTTGTCCTGAGAAATTTGCAACGCGGCAATTGCGTTCGAACTGGTAATCGGTCCTAGCATAGCTGAAACTTTATCCTGCGTAATCAGTTTTGTTGCTGCATTGGCTGCTTCCGAAGCTTCCGACTTGTTGTCAGCCTGTACAAGCACAATCTTTTTGCCCAGCACACCGCCGGCGTCATTAGCTTCTTTAATCGCCAGCATGATTCCGTTTAACGACTGCTTGCCATAGTCGGCTACACCGCCGGTCAGCTCAAAGTTGCCACCGATACGGATTTCCTTGTCATTCGAGGTAGCACTATTTCCGCAACCTGCTACCAACGACATCAGCACTAAAGCAGATGTCATAACTCCCAACCACTTTTTCTTCATAACTGTCATCTCCTCTGTCTTGATCCGGCTGCCGCCAACAATAAAAAAACCCCATCACAGGTTTCTAAAAAATCCCTGCTGGGCGTCGGCCCCAGTTGATTAAGCCGGGATAACTCCCGCTGCGCTGTCAACTTTCTTTACACATTGTCCGGATCGTGTTTTCTGATAGTACACAACACAAACATGTTTGTCTATGAGAATTATTATAGGCCCCTCCATATCCGCTGTCAATAGATTATTTCTGGAGATATGCGGCTTTTGTCCTTCTTAAAAAGACAAAGGTATTTGTAATTTTTATTTTTTTCTACTTATACCTGTAAAGTAAACACCTGGGACAAACATTTCAAAGCAGAAAATAAAAGCAGCCCCGCCGGTTGATCTTACCCAGCGGAGCTGCCTAATATATCAGTACTTACGGATTTACCTTTTCTCTAAATACCTGTTTGCCGTCTTTCATTTCGATAACTACGGCGCTCTTAACCGGATTATGGTTTTCATCCAACGTCAACACACCGGTTACAACCTGCAGGTCTTTGGTCTTTTCCAGAGCGTCTCTGATTTTGCCCGGATCATCACTGCCGGCCCGTTTGATCGCGTCGATCAACATGAGCGCCGTGTCATAGCCAAGTGCTGCTAAAGCGCTGGGAGCTTCGTTGTACTCTTTCTTATAGGCTTCCACAAATTTCACAACACGGGGATCTTTGTCTTCCGGTGAATAGTGATTGCTGAAGAAACCGTTATTTAAAGCGGCTGCACCGGCAATTTCCACCAGTTTGGAATCATCCCAACCGTCGGTGCCGAGCAGCGGCACAGTAATACCTAATTCACGAGCCTGTTTGTTAATCTTGCCAACCTCTTCATAATAGGCCGGAATGAACACAACATCAGGATTCATCCCTTTAATTTTAGTCAAAGTAGCTTTAAAGTCCTGGTCCTTTTGCAAGAAAGCTTCCTTGCCGATAATCTGTCCGCCGTTTTTCGTGAAAGCGGCTTCAAAAGATTCGGACAAACCCTTGGAATAGTCGGAGCTGCTGTCAATATAGATGACCGCTGTTTTGGCTTTCAGTGTTTTAGCCGCAAAGTTTGCCATAACCTGGCCCTGGAAAGGATCAATGAAGCAGCCGCGGAAAGCATAGGGTCTAACTTGGCCGTTATCTACCGTAATGTTAGGATTGGTTCCGGTCGGGGTAATAATCGGCACTTTGTTATCCTGGCCGATTTGCAGCGTGGCCAGTACGTCAGAACTGGTTACCGGACCTAATACGGCCGATACTTTGTCCTGGGTGATCAGCTTGGTTACCGCATTGGCCGCTTCGGAAGGCTCCGATTTATTATCGGCCTGAACCAGCACTAATTTCTTACCGTTAACACCGCCGGCTTCATTAACTTCTTTAAAAGCAAGCATAATACCATTGACCGTCTGTTTGCCGAAGTTAGCAACACCGCCGGTTAACTCAAAATTGGCCCCGATTTTAATTTCCTTTGAATCGGAACCCGTTGAGGAACCGCAGCCGGCTACCAAACCTGTTACCATGACGGCACTCAACAGCAACCCCATCCATTTTTTTCTCATCTTTTCATCTCCCCCTAAAATTGGCTAACCCGCTGCCTAACTCATTCCGCTGCTTTCACTGCCGTCCCGGACCGCTCCGAACCAGGACTCACATATCAGTAATGGAGCTGCCGCCACTCCCCTCCGGCACACAACAACCGGCTGCGATGCATTCCACTATGTAGCAGACGACAGCAATGTTTACACATTTACCGCCTTTTTTCAGAACGAGTACTCTCTAAACAAACCTTTGTTTATGAAAATTATTATATTCGCCCCATCAGGCGGCTGTCAATCAATTTTTTGTTTTATTTATACACATTTGTCCTTTCTTAAAATACATTCATCTAGTGGTCTGGCCTTTTTGATTGTCTGTACTGCCATTGAAAGCAACTTAATACAAATCGGGCCGCCGGTGCTGCAAAAGCGGCAGCTCTTGCCGAACCTTCTGCAGCCTGGTCAAATCAACCGCAACACAAAGCAGCTCTTCCTGGCTGCCGCATTGACCAAGCGGTTCGCCCCAAGGGTCCACCACCAGGGAGTGGCCGTAAGGCTGATAGGCGGCACCCGGTGTGGCCGCTGGCGACACTCCTACCGTAAACACTTGATTGTCCACGGCCCGTGCCCGGAGCAGCAGTTCCCAGTGAACCGGTCCGGTAACCGGACTAAAGGCGGCAGGATATATCAGAATATCCGCTCCCTGCAGTACCATCGCACGGGCCAACTCCGGGAACCGTAAATCATAGCAAATAGCCACCCCCAGGCGCAGTCCGTCAACCGTCAGGACTGTCCCGGCATTGCCGGCGGTGATAACCGCCGACTCCTGAAATTGCGTCCCCTGAGCAATCGCTATGTCAAACAAATGGACTTTCCGGTGCTTGCCCAGTAAACTGCCATTCCGGTCAAAAACAAAACAGGTGTTATAAATCCTTCCCGCGCTGTCCCGTTCGGGAATCGAGCCGCCCACCAGCACAACACGGTGCCGGGCCGCCAGAGCTCCCAACAATTGAAGCGTTTCACCATGGGGATAGCTTTCGGCGTAGGCGGCGAACAGTTCGGTCTGATAAGGGCAGTTAAACATTTCCGGCAGTATCACAATCCGGCAGCCCCGGACAGCGGCTGCCGCCACATAGGCTGCCGCTGTTTTCAGGTTTTCCTTCTTTTCTTCCACAACCGGCATCTGGCAGATGCCCAGGTTAACGGTAGGCATGACTTTCCCTCCCTTTTCTCTATCTTCCTTTATTTTACATGCCTTGTAAACCTTTTTTAACGAAAAAAACCGGACTCAGCAAGCTGAGTCCGGTTTAAAGAACCACTGATTTATTCACACCGCCCATCCTGGCGGATCTTTTTCTTGCCTGGCCGACTCATTAAATCAGCGGTTCCCTAGTCACACTATTAAAGAATAATCGGTTCGTTATTTTCGTACATGCTCCAAATACCGCAGGGGCAGATACCGGCGCAAATACCACAGCCGATGCACTTTTTCGAATCGGAAACATATTCGAAACCACCGTCGGAAAGCGCCACCCGTTTGATGGCCCGCTCGGGACAGGATTTTTCGCACATATGACAGTCACGGCAGGTACCGCAGCTAATACAACGGTTATGGTCCTCGTTGGCTTCCGGCAAATCGCAGGAATGGCATTTTTCAAAGTAAGCCGTGCTCAATTTAGCGGCAGGCACTTTTTCCTTTTTCTGCAGCGGCTTGAATTCAGCTTGCGTCAAATAGGCATGTACTGCCTGTACAGCCTGGTTCGCCGCGCCGATGGCATCGACCAGACGGCCGGGCTTCACGGTATCACCGGCAGTAAATATGCCTTCGGCGATTTTGTAGTCAGGACCTACTTTCAGGCATCCTCGCTCAATGGCGATGCCTTCCGGCAGAAAATCCAGCTCAGGCGCATCGCCGATATTGATGATGACCGTATCAGCCTTGATCAGTTCGCCGGCCTGGGTGATGATCCCTTCAGCCGTGATTTCCTTGGTGTATACCGGCCACAAAAGCATGCCGCCCATTTCTTCCACATGGGCGATTTCCTTCTCGTCGGCGGCCGGCCGCTGTACGTCGATACAGGTGACCTGCTCGGCTCCCATCTGATAGGCGCCGACAGCCGCGTCCATGCCGGAGTTACCGCAGCCAATAACCACGACCCGTTTACCCACTTTATAATGTTTTCCCTTATTAATGGTTTTCAGGAATTCAATCCCCTTGATAATCCGTTCATGACCGGGCCAGGGAACGACCTTGCCGATATGACCGCCAGTTGCTACGACTACGGCATCATGGTTTGCCCTGATCTCGGCGAATTTTGCCTTATCCACCTTGGTGTCGGTGATAAAGGTTACACCCATAGCTTCAATCCGTTTTAATTCTCTGGTCAGCGTTTCATGGGGCAGACGGCCGCGGGGAATAACCTGTTCCATCTTACCGCCCATATGGGAGTCGGCTTCAAAAACGGTCACTTTATGCCCCAGGCGGCTAAGCTGCCAGGCCGCCGTCAAACCGGCGGCACCGCCGCCGATAATACCGATGGTTTTGCCGGTCTCTTCCGCCGTTTTATCTAAGTCGGTCATGACCGAGTAAGTTCCCAGCCTGCCGATTTGCGCCGAAATATCAATATTCCGGCGGGTACATTCATCCATACACAGATTGGGACATACCGCGCCGCACACCGAGCCGGGGAAGGGAGTATACTCCAGCACCAACCGGTAAGCCTCCTCAATCCTGCCTTCCCGCAACAGGTTAAACCGCTG
The window above is part of the Propionispora vibrioides genome. Proteins encoded here:
- a CDS encoding branched-chain amino acid ABC transporter permease encodes the protein MEASSFFQQFIQQLINGVSLGSIYSLIALGYTMVYGIIKLINFAHGDIYMLGAYLGFFATTTLKMPFLPALVLAMVGAALAGMIIERLAYRPLRSAPKIAVLITAIGVSLLLEYGGMLIVTPQPRTFPKVFAAELYNIGGIVINSQQIVILVVALLLMVLLTYVVQKTKIGKAMRAVSFDTDAARLMGINVDRVISFTFGIGSGLAAAAGVLVGVYYNSIDPLMGIMPGLKAFVAAVLGGIGVIPGAMLGGIIMGVVEALVSGFISSTFRDAAAFGILILILLFRPAGLLGKNVREKV
- a CDS encoding FAD-dependent oxidoreductase, with the protein product MFKISAINGNDRMSTQDLLQAINNALANGETDFQIEAAGQHDIGGPLWHPEGKTLRFYVTNPGQRVGSMCLEGTEIIVEGSASADVGWLNAGGKIVVKGDGGDTTAHCAAAGKIYVGGRAGTRSGSLMKHDPLYAPPEFWVLKNCGSFSFEFMGGGIAVVCGYDSEEFASVLGDRSCMGMVGGTLYFRGTALGISQKDVKVLPLEEEDIAYLSGNMQDFLGSIDRPELEAELSVWDQWSKVVPLTYDERPKKAASDTYSFRMDKWVPGGIFSDVYKDDFKVVGLVTTSTYRQRVPAWENGRYAAPCEFNCPASIPSQQRFNLLREGRIEEAYRLVLEYTPFPGSVCGAVCPNLCMDECTRRNIDISAQIGRLGTYSVMTDLDKTAEETGKTIGIIGGGAAGLTAAWQLSRLGHKVTVFEADSHMGGKMEQVIPRGRLPHETLTRELKRIEAMGVTFITDTKVDKAKFAEIRANHDAVVVATGGHIGKVVPWPGHERIIKGIEFLKTINKGKHYKVGKRVVVIGCGNSGMDAAVGAYQMGAEQVTCIDVQRPAADEKEIAHVEEMGGMLLWPVYTKEITAEGIITQAGELIKADTVIINIGDAPELDFLPEGIAIERGCLKVGPDYKIAEGIFTAGDTVKPGRLVDAIGAANQAVQAVHAYLTQAEFKPLQKKEKVPAAKLSTAYFEKCHSCDLPEANEDHNRCISCGTCRDCHMCEKSCPERAIKRVALSDGGFEYVSDSKKCIGCGICAGICPCGIWSMYENNEPIIL
- a CDS encoding ABC transporter substrate-binding protein, with product MKKKWLGVMTSALVLMSLVAGCGNSATSNDKEIRIGGNFELTGGVADYGKQSLNGIMLAIKEANDAGGVLGKKIVLVQADNKSEASEAANAATKLITQDKVSAMLGPITSSNAIAALQISQDNKVPLVTPTGTNTKITVDDNGQVRPYAFRGCFIDPFQGIVMANFATKTLHAKTAVIYIDSSSDYSKNLAESFTESFTKNGGQIIGKEAFLQKDQDFKATLTKIKSLNADIIFIPAYYEEVGKIVKQARELGINVPLLGTDGWDNAKITEIAGTGPLNNTFFSNHYSAEDKDPRVVKFVEDYKKEYNEAPSAFSALGYDTALMLIDAIKRAGSDDPEKIREALEKTKDLQVVTGILTLDANHNPIKSAVVVEMKDGKQVFKEKVNP
- a CDS encoding ABC transporter substrate-binding protein, with amino-acid sequence MVAKKMVKALFGLAMSAVLLAGCGGQQSADVIKLGANLEMTGGNATFGGSASNGAKLAIKQVNEKGGVLGKKLDLVVADNKSEAAEAANAMQKLITQDKVVAVIAPIASSSVIAGAQVNTDNQVLAISPTASNPKVTVDPATGKVRDFLFRAAFIDPFQGSVMANFATKSLKGKTAALYIDNSSDYAKGLGQFFKETFEKNGGKIVADEAYLAKDTDFKATLTKIKAANPDVLFVPGYYQEVGMIIKQARELGLMMPVLGGDGWDSAKLPEIAGADALNNTFFANHYSPDDNSPAIKDFVEAYKKEYGQVPDAFAALSYDATMMVIEAIKRANSTDPVAIKDALAKTRDYQAVSGLITLNETHDAVKSAVIIEMKDGKQTFKEKINP
- a CDS encoding branched-chain amino acid ABC transporter permease, with the translated sequence MREATKKDILSLGACLVVYGILQALIMTNMIGPFWQLNLVLICINIILVSSLNLINGFAGQFSIGHAGFMAVGAYLGAVLTVKMHLPFIVAIFGGAVAAGMLGFLIGLPTLRLNGDYLAIATLGLGEIIRITILNIPYVGGASGFMGIPRYTTFTWVFFLTVFTIFFIKNLINSSHGRAIISIRENEIAAEAMGVDTTRYKVLAFTIGAAFAGVAGTLFSHYFYIAHPASFTFMKSFDILTMVVLGGLGSITGSITSAVLLTFVSAALASYPEWRMVIYSLVLIVLMIYRPQGLFGNKELSLQVFKNWGRLFGGDKHDAVKGK
- a CDS encoding ABC transporter substrate-binding protein, which gives rise to MRKKWMGLLLSAVMVTGLVAGCGSSTGSDSKEIKIGANFELTGGVANFGKQTVNGIMLAFKEVNEAGGVNGKKLVLVQADNKSEPSEAANAVTKLITQDKVSAVLGPVTSSDVLATLQIGQDNKVPIITPTGTNPNITVDNGQVRPYAFRGCFIDPFQGQVMANFAAKTLKAKTAVIYIDSSSDYSKGLSESFEAAFTKNGGQIIGKEAFLQKDQDFKATLTKIKGMNPDVVFIPAYYEEVGKINKQARELGITVPLLGTDGWDDSKLVEIAGAAALNNGFFSNHYSPEDKDPRVVKFVEAYKKEYNEAPSALAALGYDTALMLIDAIKRAGSDDPGKIRDALEKTKDLQVVTGVLTLDENHNPVKSAVVIEMKDGKQVFREKVNP
- a CDS encoding carbon-nitrogen hydrolase family protein — translated: MPTVNLGICQMPVVEEKKENLKTAAAYVAAAAVRGCRIVILPEMFNCPYQTELFAAYAESYPHGETLQLLGALAARHRVVLVGGSIPERDSAGRIYNTCFVFDRNGSLLGKHRKVHLFDIAIAQGTQFQESAVITAGNAGTVLTVDGLRLGVAICYDLRFPELARAMVLQGADILIYPAAFSPVTGPVHWELLLRARAVDNQVFTVGVSPAATPGAAYQPYGHSLVVDPWGEPLGQCGSQEELLCVAVDLTRLQKVRQELPLLQHRRPDLY